Sequence from the Acidobacteriota bacterium genome:
CCGACGCGAAGCGGGCTGACATGCCCGGTGTCAGGTCCTCCGCAGGCCCGCCGACGCATCGACCTTTCTCGCGAGTTCCTGCCAGGACGCTCGCGGTTGCAAGAAGAGCGAAGACTGCGAAAATCCAGTACTTTTTCATCTCTTACTCCTACTCGGTTGTCAGACTGCTGCAGGATGACGAGGACAGATCGGAGTCCTCGTCTCGGGGGACTTTTCGATGCTTCTGGCTTGAAGTGACTCGGGGCGCGCTGGCGGCCAGCGAGCAGGGGAGGGGGAGATCGGTCGCGATCCTTCGATAGAGTTCAGGCACAGATCAGCTTGTCATCTGGGCCGTTCAGGCCGCCGGAGATGCCGGCGATCCGGGACGGCTCGAGTCCATTCGATGCCGCTGCAAGACGTGGCTTCATGGGGTAGATCGGAACCCGTGAGCGAAACCCATCAAGACGAACCGCCCGACCTCTCGCCATCGGAAAACCAGGCTGTGGAATCTCCCGCGCCGAAGCCTTCGGGCTCTTACGGAGAGGTCACGGCCCTGCTTCGACGCTGGGCACAAGGCGACCGAGGCGCCCTCGATCAGCTCATGCCGAGGTTGATCGACGAGCTCAAGGGGTTGGCCCGGCGACAGCTCGTCGATGCGCCGGCGGACTTCACCCTCAGTCCGACGGCGATGGTGAACGAGGCCTACCTTCGTCTGGTGGGCTCACCGCTTAGCGGCTTTTCGGGGCGCGGTCAGTTCTTTGCTTTGGCGGCTCGGGTGTTGCGAGGTGTGCTGGTGGATCACCTGCGGGCTCGATCGTCTGCCAAGCGCGGCGGCGACGCCGTGCGCCTGCCGCCGGAGCTGCTGGGGGCGGTGCCGGAACCGACGATGCTCGACCCTGAGAAGGTGCTCACGTTGCACGCTGCCCTGCGCCGCCTCGAGGAGATCGATCCGCGGCGCGGACGGGTGGTGGAGCTGCGCTACTTCGCTGGCTTGACGATCCCGGAGATCGCCGTCGAGCTGGAGGTGTCGGTACCGACCGTCGAACGCGATTGGCGAGTCGCGCGGCGTTGGCTAGCGAGCGATCTGGCGGGTCGCCGATGAACGCGGAGAGTCGTAGCGAGCGCTGACCCGTGACAGCAGTCGACGCCCGGTGGCGGCTACCGACGGGTCGGAGTTGGAGGTCAGCGCTTCGAGCTTTGGGATCAGACCCTTGGGGGCTGCCGCTCCCGGCTTCGTCGTCAGGGATTCGATGGCGTCTCTCTGTGAATGTCGCCAGTGGGTGGAGTGCCACAGGGGTGGCCAGTGGCGGCGAATCTGGGCGAGAAGGAGGCGAGTCTCCTCGGGAGCTGCCGTCGCCTTTGTCTCGGCGAGAAGCAAGCCGACCTGGGTTGGCCAGGGGTGGCTCTCGCCATAGGTCGTCGCGAGGCGTTCGAGGGCTTTCTCGAGGGCCTTTCCGGCGGCCGCGAGATCTCCCATCTCGAGCTGCTGAGTCGCCCACTCGATGCGGATCTGCTCCGCCACCGGAGACCACGAGGGCGATGCCTCGAGCCGCCGGATGGCTGGCGCCAAAGAATCTCGGGCGCGGTCGAGGTCGCCCGTCAGACGGAGGGAGCGGGCTCGCCAGGAGGTGACCACGGCGGTGAGCCAATGCTCCTCTCCGAGCCCTGAGTCGAGGGTGGCGAGGGCTTTCTCGAGGTCCGCGACGGCGGCCTGGCTCCTGCCGACGGATAGCCTGGCCCGGCCGCGATTGCCGAGGCTGATCGCGCTTCTCGGGTGGCTCTCGCCGAGGATTTCGGACCGCACCTTCGCGGCCTGCTCGAAGAGGAGCAGCGCTTCTGCCGGAAGGTTGGAGGTCAGCAGCACGCTGCCGAGGCTGTTGGCGGTTCGGGCGACCGACAGGTGATCGTCCCCATGATGCTGGCGGTAGAGCTCCAGGCTTCTCGTCAGGTGTTCTCGCGCCGCCTCCAGGCGTCCTCGCCGCTGCTCGAAGGCGCCGAGATCCTCGAGTGCGTCGGCAACGGCGGGGGAAGCCTCTCCCGCACCGGCCCCGGCGAGTTCGAGCCGTTCCTCGAGCAGTCCCCGGGCCTCTTCGAAGTCGCCCGCATCGCGCAGCACCGTGCTCAGGTTGGCGAGGGCGACCAGGGTTTTGGGATGGGAGGGTCCGAGCACTCGGCGGTAGATCTCGAGAGCCTCGCGGAAGGACTTCTCGGCGCCCTCCCGGCGGCCGTTCTCAAAGCGCAACACTGCGAGATTGGAGAGCGCCAAGCCGTGCATGACGGTGCCGATCGAGGCGCCTTCGAGTTGGTCGATCATCTCCAGGAGGAGACTCTCGGCGGAGTCGTGCCGGTCCCGCTGCGTCAACAGGTGGGCCCGGTTGATGCCGTAGGTCAAGGTTTGCTTGTCATCGGGGCCGAGCTCGCGGGATGCGAGGTCGAAGGCTTCTCGGTAGGCCTCGTTGGCGGCCTCCAGGTCGGACCGGCGCTCGTGGACGTTGGCCAGCTCGTTGAGGCAGTAGGCGAGCTCGGTTCGGTGCTTTGGGCTGGACTGCCGAAGACCTGCGATGGCTTGTCGAAGGCGCTGTTCGGCGTGATCGAGCTCACCGGTGAGCAGATCGCGGCGCCCAAGGGCGCAGTGGCTCTCCGCCGTCGACGGGTGGTTCGCGCCGAAGGCTGCACGGCGGGTTGCCCATCCCTCTTCCAACAGCGGTGACGCCAGCTCCGGCTCGTTCAAGCCCAGATAGATCGACCCGAGGAGCTGCATTAGCTCGGTCTGCACGGCGGGCTCATCGGCGAGGTCCGTCAAGCGTCGCGAGCTGCCGGCCAAGACCTGACGCAGAGGGACATCGAGGCCGGAGCCCTGGTGGGGCTCGGCCTCTTCGAGCAAGGTGATGAGAAATCCCTTGACCCGTTCGGATCGCTGCACCGCTTGCTCCGCCCTCGAGCGCTGGCGTTCGCGCTCGAGGGCCACCGCGCCGAGCACGACGCAAACCAGGGCTGCCAGAGCGATGGCGAGGCGATGGCGGGTCAGGAACTTGCCGGCTCGGTAGGTCCAGCGGGCAGGTCGCGCCCGCACCGGCCGGTGGTCGAGGCTCCGGCGCAGGTCGTCCGCCAGCTGCTGCACCGACGGGTAGCGATCCTCGGGATCTCGTTCCATCGCCTGCAGGACAATGGCGTCGAGGTCGCCACGGAGTCGCCGCCGTTCGGCCCGCCGCGCGGCCGGGACTCGGTCGCTCGGCCGCACCGGGTCGCGCTCGCACTTCGCCATCAGCAGGGCGCCTTCCGAAGGCTCCTCGAGGGATTCGTCAGCGAACGGACGCCGGTCGGTGATCAGCTCGTAGAGCAGGGTTCCGAGGGCGTAGACATCGCAGGCGGTGGAAAGCGGTCCGCCGGCGATCTGCTCCGGTGCCGCGTAGGCCGGAGTCAGCATGCGAAGGTCGGCCCGGGTGCGGGTCACGGCGCGATCCGTCGTTGGGTCGAGCAGCTTCGAGATGCCGAAGTCGAGCAGCTGGGGCTCGCCGTTCGCGGTGACCAGAATGTTCGATGGCTTGAGGTCGCGATGAACCACCAGGTTGCGGTGGGCATACTGCACGGCATCGCAGATACGCACGAACAGCCGCAGTCGCTGGTCGAGGTCGAGGGAGCGGCAAGCGACATCCACCGGTTGGCCCTCGATGAATGGCATCACCAGGTAGGGCCGGCCGTCTTCGAGCATGCCGCCGCCGCGCAGGGCAACGATGTGTGGGTGGCGCAGGGCGGCGAGGATCGCTCCTTCGCGGCGGAAACGCTGCACCAGATCGTCCGTGGCCATCCCTTGGCGCAGCACCTTGATCGCCACCGGCCGGGGATCCTCGGTACCGATCGCGGCGCCACGAAAGACCGTCGACATGCCGCCCTCGCCGATCTTGGCGGTGATCTCGAATCCGGCGATATGGTCCGGGTCTTGGGCCACCGGGACGGCGCGGAAATCGAACAGCGGCCGGTCGTAGGCATCGGCCACCGAGGTGTCGATCCGTAACAGGCGCTCGACCTCGCGACGCAGGGCCTGGTCGTCGCCGCAAGCCTCCGAGAGGTAGGCCTCCCGTTCGGCGGCGGGGAGCTCGAGGGCTCGGCCGAGCACGTCGGCGGCTCGCGACCA
This genomic interval carries:
- a CDS encoding ECF-type sigma factor, with protein sequence MPRLIDELKGLARRQLVDAPADFTLSPTAMVNEAYLRLVGSPLSGFSGRGQFFALAARVLRGVLVDHLRARSSAKRGGDAVRLPPELLGAVPEPTMLDPEKVLTLHAALRRLEEIDPRRGRVVELRYFAGLTIPEIAVELEVSVPTVERDWRVARRWLASDLAGRR
- a CDS encoding tetratricopeptide repeat protein gives rise to the protein MVSDRTVDLWSRAADVLGRALELPAAEREAYLSEACGDDQALRREVERLLRIDTSVADAYDRPLFDFRAVPVAQDPDHIAGFEITAKIGEGGMSTVFRGAAIGTEDPRPVAIKVLRQGMATDDLVQRFRREGAILAALRHPHIVALRGGGMLEDGRPYLVMPFIEGQPVDVACRSLDLDQRLRLFVRICDAVQYAHRNLVVHRDLKPSNILVTANGEPQLLDFGISKLLDPTTDRAVTRTRADLRMLTPAYAAPEQIAGGPLSTACDVYALGTLLYELITDRRPFADESLEEPSEGALLMAKCERDPVRPSDRVPAARRAERRRLRGDLDAIVLQAMERDPEDRYPSVQQLADDLRRSLDHRPVRARPARWTYRAGKFLTRHRLAIALAALVCVVLGAVALERERQRSRAEQAVQRSERVKGFLITLLEEAEPHQGSGLDVPLRQVLAGSSRRLTDLADEPAVQTELMQLLGSIYLGLNEPELASPLLEEGWATRRAAFGANHPSTAESHCALGRRDLLTGELDHAEQRLRQAIAGLRQSSPKHRTELAYCLNELANVHERRSDLEAANEAYREAFDLASRELGPDDKQTLTYGINRAHLLTQRDRHDSAESLLLEMIDQLEGASIGTVMHGLALSNLAVLRFENGRREGAEKSFREALEIYRRVLGPSHPKTLVALANLSTVLRDAGDFEEARGLLEERLELAGAGAGEASPAVADALEDLGAFEQRRGRLEAAREHLTRSLELYRQHHGDDHLSVARTANSLGSVLLTSNLPAEALLLFEQAAKVRSEILGESHPRSAISLGNRGRARLSVGRSQAAVADLEKALATLDSGLGEEHWLTAVVTSWRARSLRLTGDLDRARDSLAPAIRRLEASPSWSPVAEQIRIEWATQQLEMGDLAAAGKALEKALERLATTYGESHPWPTQVGLLLAETKATAAPEETRLLLAQIRRHWPPLWHSTHWRHSQRDAIESLTTKPGAAAPKGLIPKLEALTSNSDPSVAATGRRLLSRVSARYDSPRSSATRQIAR